Proteins encoded in a region of the Candidatus Woesearchaeota archaeon genome:
- a CDS encoding 30S ribosomal protein S27ae: MAAKKSGGKKEKKERSKKPAYKLATLFEIENGHVKRKNKTCPKCGQGFFLAAHKDRLTCGKCGYMEKKS; encoded by the coding sequence GTGGCAGCGAAAAAAAGCGGTGGAAAAAAAGAAAAAAAAGAACGCTCAAAAAAACCAGCGTATAAGCTCGCAACGCTCTTCGAAATAGAGAACGGCCACGTCAAGCGTAAGAACAAAACCTGCCCCAAGTGCGGACAAGGATTCTTCCTCGCAGCGCATAAAGACCGCCTCACCTGCGGCAAGTGCGGCTACATGGAGAAAAAGAGCTGA
- the rpl12p gene encoding 50S ribosomal protein P1, with amino-acid sequence MEYVYACMLLHKAGTEINEANVKKVLEAAGVKVDEARVKALLAALEGVDIEEAIKTAAAAPAPAQAPAQEAGGTQEPSKKEEKKEEKKEVDETQAAAGLGALFG; translated from the coding sequence ATGGAATACGTGTATGCGTGCATGTTGTTGCACAAAGCTGGAACGGAAATCAACGAAGCAAATGTCAAGAAAGTCCTTGAAGCAGCAGGCGTCAAAGTTGACGAAGCGAGAGTGAAAGCGCTTCTCGCAGCGCTTGAAGGCGTCGACATAGAAGAAGCGATTAAAACAGCCGCGGCGGCTCCTGCGCCGGCGCAAGCACCCGCGCAAGAGGCGGGAGGAACGCAGGAACCGTCAAAGAAGGAAGAGAAAAAAGAAGAGAAAAAAGAAGTGGACGAGACGCAAGCCGCCGCAGGGCTCGGCGCCCTGTTTGGCTAA
- a CDS encoding phosphate uptake regulator PhoU — protein MDLRKLIAFGKSTYSITLPKQWVTSQGLGKGALLSVEQLVTGDLLITPRTGKRTTQKTITINANDTTLQGLKREVIAAYVKDYDKIIIKGNLGKRRNQFRELLHELIALEVVEENSDHIIAKCFLDTSKPSLQQTIRRIYYNTKTNAQSLRSLIAQERRRTETKQSSTANTPRGSNETNTSTYESAQELIQRDIEINRQVFYLVKLVVRALNQPIFTKTLGVSPVTAVFFWHIADCLEKIADRTKDIASIVTKGEEDASLHQQNRNEEGQRKSKQGQTHEESATNKNQTRTPIPKQTSERLLEVHDMVFNLLENAMQAVFTKNVAEVNNVIEKTASLRETLVSNVRKEHHPYFTLATAHYREIVLHTRSIAERSIDLRTTER, from the coding sequence ATGGACCTGCGCAAACTCATCGCCTTTGGAAAATCAACCTACAGCATCACCCTCCCTAAACAATGGGTCACCTCCCAAGGACTGGGCAAAGGAGCGCTCCTCTCCGTAGAACAGCTCGTGACCGGCGACCTTCTCATCACACCCCGAACAGGCAAGCGCACCACGCAAAAAACCATCACCATCAATGCAAACGACACGACACTCCAAGGGCTTAAACGCGAGGTCATCGCCGCCTACGTCAAAGACTATGACAAAATAATTATTAAAGGAAACCTTGGCAAAAGACGCAACCAATTCAGAGAACTCCTCCACGAACTCATAGCACTCGAAGTCGTCGAAGAAAACTCAGACCACATCATCGCCAAATGCTTCCTCGACACCTCAAAACCATCCCTGCAGCAAACCATCAGGCGCATCTACTACAACACCAAAACCAACGCACAAAGCCTGCGCTCACTCATAGCACAAGAACGACGAAGGACAGAAACAAAGCAATCCAGCACAGCGAATACGCCGCGGGGTTCGAATGAAACCAACACCTCCACGTATGAATCAGCACAAGAACTCATCCAACGCGACATCGAAATCAACCGCCAAGTCTTCTACCTCGTCAAGCTTGTTGTCAGAGCACTCAACCAGCCCATCTTCACCAAAACACTCGGCGTCTCCCCCGTCACAGCTGTGTTCTTCTGGCATATTGCAGACTGCCTTGAAAAAATAGCAGACAGAACAAAAGATATTGCAAGTATCGTAACGAAGGGTGAAGAAGACGCATCCCTACACCAACAGAACCGAAACGAAGAAGGCCAAAGAAAAAGCAAACAAGGACAAACCCACGAAGAAAGCGCCACAAACAAGAACCAAACGCGAACACCCATACCAAAACAAACATCCGAACGTCTTCTTGAAGTTCACGATATGGTCTTCAACCTCCTTGAAAACGCAATGCAGGCGGTTTTCACAAAAAACGTTGCTGAAGTCAACAACGTCATAGAAAAAACCGCCTCGCTCCGCGAAACCTTGGTCAGCAATGTCCGCAAAGAACACCATCCATACTTCACCCTCGCAACAGCCCACTACAGAGAAATCGTGCTCCACACACGCTCCATAGCGGAGCGGAGCATCGATCTCAGAACAACAGAACGGTGA
- the rplJ gene encoding 50S ribosomal protein L10: protein MKAAKIQPRKKQAIEDLVAKIEAYPIIGVVNLQNLPAKQLQTMKEKLRGTVEMRMSKKTLIRLAFKQAKKEGIDQLSTYLRGMPALIFTKENPFSLFRTLKKSQSSAPIKAGQTAPADIVVPAGPTSFAPGPIIGELGAFGIKTGVENGKIAIKADAVVAKEGEEVSEKLAGILARLGIEPMKIGLDLIAVYEEGEIITKDTLDIDEEAYQRDFAAAASESFNLAMFIHYPTKETIRLFLTTAAAESLALAREANIITKDTIKDVLAKAHRQVAAIQAKTG from the coding sequence ATGAAAGCTGCAAAAATTCAACCGCGGAAAAAGCAGGCAATTGAAGACCTTGTCGCCAAGATAGAGGCCTACCCTATCATTGGCGTCGTCAACCTGCAAAACCTTCCAGCCAAGCAGCTGCAGACCATGAAGGAAAAGCTCAGGGGAACCGTCGAGATGCGCATGAGCAAGAAGACACTCATACGCCTCGCGTTCAAGCAAGCAAAAAAAGAAGGAATCGATCAACTCAGCACGTACCTTCGCGGCATGCCAGCGCTCATCTTCACCAAGGAAAACCCCTTCTCGCTCTTCAGAACACTTAAAAAATCACAATCCAGCGCACCCATAAAAGCAGGCCAAACCGCCCCGGCGGACATCGTCGTCCCAGCAGGACCAACGAGCTTCGCCCCAGGCCCCATCATCGGAGAACTCGGCGCCTTCGGCATCAAAACCGGCGTTGAAAACGGAAAAATAGCAATCAAGGCAGACGCGGTAGTAGCCAAAGAAGGCGAGGAAGTAAGCGAAAAGCTCGCAGGCATCCTTGCACGACTCGGCATTGAACCGATGAAAATAGGCCTCGACCTCATCGCAGTCTATGAGGAAGGAGAAATCATCACCAAAGACACCCTTGACATCGACGAAGAAGCGTACCAACGCGACTTCGCAGCAGCCGCGAGCGAAAGCTTTAACCTGGCAATGTTCATCCACTACCCAACCAAAGAAACAATCCGCCTCTTCCTGACAACCGCGGCGGCGGAGTCCCTCGCGCTTGCAAGAGAGGCAAACATCATCACCAAAGACACGATCAAGGACGTCCTGGCAAAAGCACATCGTCAGGTCGCCGCGATACAAGCAAAGACAGGATAA
- a CDS encoding DNA-directed RNA polymerase yields the protein MYYSVTVRDHIRVPPDQFGKDLKQAITEQVREKFTGFISKETGLVIDVGDIRDIQDGIIIPGDGAHYYESVFDLITFEPEMQEVLPTRVKDIAEFGVFLDVGPIDGLVHISQAMNDFVSFTKDKVLQGKDTGRTLKIGDLCRARIVAISYKDVANPKLGMTMRQQGLGKEEWIEADISGGADEKKKKQGKTKEK from the coding sequence ATGTATTACTCAGTCACCGTCAGAGACCACATCAGGGTTCCTCCAGACCAGTTCGGCAAGGATCTCAAGCAAGCCATAACAGAACAAGTACGCGAAAAATTCACTGGCTTCATCTCAAAAGAAACCGGCTTGGTCATCGACGTCGGCGACATCCGAGACATACAAGACGGCATCATCATTCCCGGCGACGGCGCTCATTACTACGAAAGCGTCTTTGACTTAATAACCTTCGAGCCTGAAATGCAAGAAGTCCTCCCCACAAGGGTTAAGGACATTGCAGAATTCGGGGTGTTCCTTGACGTAGGCCCCATTGACGGCTTGGTGCACATCTCCCAAGCAATGAATGATTTCGTTTCGTTCACCAAAGACAAGGTTCTCCAAGGAAAAGATACGGGAAGAACACTAAAAATAGGCGACCTCTGCCGAGCCCGCATCGTGGCCATCAGCTACAAAGACGTCGCCAACCCCAAGCTAGGCATGACGATGCGCCAACAAGGCCTTGGAAAAGAAGAATGGATCGAAGCTGACATCTCTGGCGGAGCCGACGAAAAGAAGAAAAAGCAAGGAAAGACCAAAGAAAAATAG
- a CDS encoding translation initiation factor IF-2 subunit gamma — MAAEKKQKKQRSSQKGAKKAGASPGTASPETPAKSKHDKNSDHAQPEVNIGLVGHVDHGKTTLTERLSGKWTDTHSEELKRGITIRLGYADSAFYEIPGKSGVERFTTSPFDEKTKKPNTFLRKVSFVDAPGHESLMATMLAGTTIIDGALLLVAANEPCPQPQTKEHLMALQICGIDNVIVVQNKIDVVSSERAMRNYNQIKEFLKETKFADAPIIPVSAQRGVNIDALIAAIQEFIPTPKRDETKPPIFVVARSFDVNKPGIRPRQFKGGVLGGALKQGVLRRGTRVELRPGRIVEEQNKVVAKPLFAKIKSIMTGGFPVEEVRPGGSVGIMTDLDPAMVFTDAMAGNVVGLPGELPPVWNELVLETHLLERVVGSAEEIRVNPLIRGEVLMLNVNSAATVGLVRQVHKNNVVCVLKKPVCAEVGARVTISRRVGNRFRLIGYGILQEA; from the coding sequence ATGGCTGCAGAGAAGAAGCAAAAAAAGCAGAGATCGTCTCAAAAAGGGGCAAAAAAAGCCGGTGCATCACCAGGCACTGCCTCTCCCGAAACGCCTGCCAAGAGCAAGCACGACAAGAACAGCGACCACGCGCAGCCCGAAGTGAACATTGGCTTGGTGGGGCATGTTGATCATGGAAAGACAACACTGACCGAGCGCCTCTCTGGAAAGTGGACGGACACGCATTCTGAAGAGCTCAAGCGCGGCATCACGATCCGTTTGGGATACGCAGACAGTGCGTTTTATGAGATTCCTGGAAAGAGCGGGGTGGAGCGGTTTACCACCTCCCCTTTTGATGAGAAGACAAAGAAGCCGAATACGTTTTTGCGTAAGGTAAGTTTTGTTGACGCGCCGGGGCACGAATCTCTCATGGCGACCATGTTGGCAGGGACGACCATTATCGACGGCGCGCTCCTTCTCGTGGCTGCAAATGAACCCTGCCCCCAGCCACAAACCAAGGAGCACCTTATGGCTTTGCAAATTTGCGGCATTGACAACGTTATTGTCGTCCAGAACAAGATTGACGTCGTGAGCTCTGAACGGGCCATGCGCAATTACAACCAAATTAAGGAGTTCTTGAAAGAGACAAAGTTTGCAGATGCTCCTATCATTCCTGTTTCTGCTCAGCGAGGAGTCAATATTGATGCTCTCATCGCCGCGATTCAGGAGTTCATCCCGACGCCCAAGCGGGACGAGACGAAGCCGCCCATTTTCGTTGTGGCGCGTAGTTTTGATGTGAACAAGCCAGGCATTCGGCCTCGCCAGTTCAAAGGAGGTGTTTTGGGTGGCGCGCTCAAGCAAGGGGTTTTGCGTCGAGGAACACGGGTTGAGCTGAGACCGGGAAGAATTGTGGAAGAACAAAACAAAGTCGTTGCCAAGCCCCTTTTCGCAAAGATTAAGAGCATTATGACGGGGGGCTTTCCTGTTGAAGAAGTTCGGCCAGGAGGTTCTGTCGGCATCATGACTGATTTGGATCCGGCAATGGTTTTTACTGATGCAATGGCGGGGAACGTGGTAGGACTGCCGGGGGAGCTTCCTCCTGTGTGGAATGAGTTGGTATTAGAAACGCATTTGCTTGAGCGAGTTGTTGGGAGTGCTGAAGAGATCCGGGTCAACCCCCTCATTAGGGGGGAGGTTCTTATGCTCAACGTTAATTCTGCTGCTACGGTTGGTTTGGTGCGCCAAGTGCATAAAAACAACGTTGTGTGCGTGTTGAAAAAGCCGGTTTGTGCCGAGGTTGGGGCTCGGGTTACTATTTCTCGGCGGGTTGGGAATCGATTCCGCCTTATTGGTTACGGCATCTTGCAGGAAGCATGA
- a CDS encoding beta-CASP ribonuclease aCPSF1 yields MTDIIKEIETKIPKEKIKEAMFEGANIVLYTDDKSFFLNDGGAIRRAVNHVKKRIELRPSPSLLLEEEHAEKKIRQILGEESKIGQIIFDKPRSQVIIEVEKPGVAIGKQGENLQSIREETLWVPLIKRTPAIRSELIENIRSVLYQNSDYRRKFLHKTGQRIYNGWLRQKKEEWVRITHLGAARQVGRSCILLQTPESRVLLDCGLDTTSEQAAYPYVEVPEFNIQELDAVVITHAHLDHVGFLPYLFKFGYKGPVYCTAPTRDIMALLQLDLVKIQRMEGKEPIYTSEEIKEMVKHTITLDYEEVTDITPDVRITLYNAGHVLGSAIVHIHIGNGLHNLVYTGDIKYAKTAMLAPANTSFPRCETLILESTYGGKDNVLPPVKEQDEAFCQVIEETIKRGGKVLMPVLGSGRAQEVVVILENMIRSGRLDPIPIYIDGMVWDIMAIHTAYPEFLNSTVRQQIFHKDNNPFLAENIKRVGSNKERQQLIEEGGPCLILATSGMMEGGPSVQYFRKLADNPKNSLIFSCFLPEGSLGKRIQRGATEISFQDGAKIETVPVRLEVHKLEISGHADRRELMNYVRRVNPKPKKIILNHGEASRILDLARSIHKTYRIETAAPRNIDAIRLC; encoded by the coding sequence ATGACAGATATCATTAAAGAAATAGAAACGAAAATACCCAAAGAAAAAATCAAAGAAGCAATGTTCGAAGGCGCAAACATCGTCCTCTACACCGATGATAAATCCTTTTTTCTCAATGACGGAGGCGCCATCCGCCGAGCAGTCAATCACGTCAAAAAACGCATTGAGCTACGCCCCTCCCCATCCCTCCTCCTCGAAGAGGAACACGCTGAGAAGAAAATCAGGCAAATTCTGGGCGAGGAGTCAAAAATAGGGCAAATCATCTTTGACAAGCCACGAAGCCAAGTCATCATCGAAGTAGAAAAGCCCGGCGTCGCCATTGGAAAGCAAGGAGAAAACCTCCAAAGCATTCGCGAAGAAACCTTATGGGTTCCACTCATCAAGAGAACCCCCGCGATACGCTCAGAACTCATTGAAAACATCAGGTCGGTCCTCTACCAAAACTCGGACTACCGCAGAAAATTCCTGCACAAGACAGGCCAGCGCATCTACAACGGCTGGCTTCGCCAAAAAAAGGAAGAATGGGTCCGCATCACGCACCTCGGCGCGGCAAGACAAGTGGGGCGAAGCTGCATCCTGCTCCAAACGCCGGAATCTCGCGTTCTTCTCGACTGCGGCCTTGACACGACGAGCGAACAGGCGGCCTACCCGTATGTCGAAGTCCCTGAGTTCAACATTCAAGAACTCGACGCCGTTGTCATCACTCACGCCCACCTTGACCACGTCGGCTTTCTCCCCTACCTCTTCAAGTTCGGATACAAAGGACCCGTCTACTGCACAGCACCCACACGAGACATTATGGCCCTCCTCCAGCTAGACCTCGTCAAAATTCAGCGCATGGAAGGCAAAGAACCCATCTACACCTCTGAAGAAATCAAGGAGATGGTTAAACACACCATAACCCTCGACTACGAAGAAGTCACAGACATCACCCCAGATGTGCGCATCACCCTCTACAACGCAGGCCACGTCCTCGGCAGCGCCATCGTCCACATACACATAGGAAACGGACTGCACAACCTCGTCTACACTGGCGACATCAAATACGCAAAAACGGCAATGCTCGCGCCGGCCAACACGTCCTTTCCTCGATGCGAAACCCTCATCCTTGAGAGCACGTACGGTGGCAAGGACAACGTCCTCCCTCCCGTCAAGGAGCAAGATGAAGCGTTCTGCCAAGTCATTGAAGAAACAATCAAACGAGGAGGAAAAGTTCTTATGCCCGTCCTCGGATCCGGAAGGGCCCAAGAAGTTGTTGTCATTCTTGAAAACATGATACGAAGCGGCCGCCTCGATCCAATACCTATCTACATCGACGGCATGGTGTGGGACATCATGGCAATCCATACTGCATATCCTGAATTCCTCAACAGCACCGTGCGCCAACAAATCTTTCATAAAGACAACAACCCCTTCCTCGCAGAAAACATCAAGCGAGTCGGAAGCAACAAAGAGCGCCAACAACTCATCGAAGAAGGAGGCCCCTGCCTCATCCTCGCCACAAGCGGCATGATGGAAGGAGGACCGTCCGTTCAATACTTTAGAAAGCTTGCTGACAACCCCAAAAACAGTCTCATCTTCAGTTGCTTTCTCCCAGAAGGCAGTCTGGGCAAGCGCATCCAACGAGGCGCCACGGAAATCAGCTTTCAAGACGGAGCAAAAATAGAAACCGTTCCTGTACGGCTTGAAGTGCACAAGCTAGAAATCAGTGGCCACGCGGACAGGAGAGAGCTTATGAACTACGTGCGCAGAGTCAACCCCAAACCCAAAAAAATCATTCTCAACCACGGCGAAGCATCCCGCATCTTAGACCTCGCACGAAGCATTCACAAAACGTACCGCATAGAAACCGCGGCGCCTCGCAACATCGACGCGATCCGCCTCTGCTGA
- a CDS encoding DNA-directed RNA polymerase subunit E'', with amino-acid sequence MKKKVCKRCKIFVEGELCPICKKDSFTTVFQGLIHFLNVEKSVIAHKMGVEKNGEYALKIR; translated from the coding sequence ATGAAAAAGAAAGTATGCAAACGTTGCAAAATCTTTGTTGAAGGCGAGCTCTGCCCCATCTGCAAGAAAGACAGCTTCACAACAGTGTTTCAAGGACTCATCCACTTCCTCAATGTGGAAAAAAGCGTTATCGCCCATAAAATGGGAGTAGAGAAAAACGGCGAGTACGCCCTTAAAATACGCTGA
- a CDS encoding proteasome subunit beta: protein MSITVNESMKTGTTTVGIIAKDAVVLAADMRATAGNFIANKHVKKVLPVTDTIAITTAGSVSDIQLLAKYLRSELQLQTIRTGRAPTVKETANLLSGWVYGMVRRMIPSVTHFLLGGYDKKPGLYDIYMDGSLSEAEDFVASGSGSLFAYGVLETNYKKDLTSQQAVDLAVKAINAALQRDSASGGGVIVAVVDKQGYREVLKKTITTTI, encoded by the coding sequence GTGAGCATTACCGTGAATGAATCCATGAAAACAGGAACCACCACTGTAGGCATTATTGCAAAGGACGCTGTCGTCCTCGCGGCAGACATGCGCGCAACAGCGGGCAACTTCATCGCGAATAAGCACGTCAAAAAAGTCCTTCCTGTGACGGACACCATCGCTATAACAACGGCAGGGTCAGTCTCTGATATACAACTCCTCGCAAAATACCTGCGCTCAGAGCTCCAGCTGCAAACCATCCGGACAGGCAGGGCCCCAACCGTCAAGGAAACAGCCAACCTCCTCTCAGGATGGGTGTATGGGATGGTGCGCCGCATGATACCCAGCGTGACGCACTTCCTCCTCGGAGGATACGATAAAAAGCCAGGGCTGTACGACATCTACATGGACGGATCGCTCAGCGAAGCGGAAGACTTCGTCGCAAGCGGTTCAGGAAGCCTCTTTGCCTACGGCGTTCTCGAAACCAACTACAAAAAAGACCTCACCTCGCAGCAAGCAGTCGACCTCGCCGTCAAAGCAATCAACGCAGCCCTGCAAAGAGACTCTGCAAGCGGCGGCGGCGTCATCGTCGCTGTTGTTGACAAGCAAGGCTACCGCGAAGTCCTCAAGAAAACAATCACAACAACAATCTAG